A genome region from Sphingobium sp. WTD-1 includes the following:
- a CDS encoding L-rhamnose mutarotase, which produces MSVHAFKMQLKPGVVAEYRKRHDEIWPELSALLTESGIHDYSIFLDEETLSLFAVLKLREDNSRDSLPDHPVMKRWWDYMAPLMEVQPSNQPKEWPLSLLFHMD; this is translated from the coding sequence ATGTCCGTCCACGCCTTCAAGATGCAGCTCAAGCCCGGCGTGGTCGCGGAATATCGCAAGCGCCATGACGAGATCTGGCCCGAGCTGTCGGCGCTGCTGACCGAATCGGGCATCCATGACTATTCCATCTTCCTGGACGAAGAGACGCTGAGCCTGTTCGCGGTGCTGAAGCTGCGCGAGGACAATAGTCGCGACAGCCTGCCCGACCATCCGGTGATGAAGCGCTGGTGGGATTATATGGCGCCGCTGATGGAGGTGCAGCCGAGCAACCAGCCCAAGGAATGGCCGCTGTCGCTGCTGTTCCACATGGATTGA
- a CDS encoding rhamnogalacturonan acetylesterase, with amino-acid sequence MSLSTALALLLMAASPTAAAEPAFPMNFDLSNGSTERQTPYRTGNHGMESHGTASDFLFSVAVPDGTYRVTVRLGASDAAGDTTVKAEARRLMLRNVETRKGQFIQRQFLVDKRSPVLTAPPANAPGGTRVRIDANDAKEFTWDDKLTLEFLGQPEVSSVRIEPVTAPTIFLAGDSTVTDQYAEPAASWGQMLPAMLDNSIAVANHAKSGATLKSFITELRFDKLLASIKPDDWVFIQFGHNDQKQQWPQTYVDAATTYPAYLHLYIAEVQRRGAHAVLVTSPERRNFDERGKVKDTLGSYAAAMRKLAAEEHVPLIDLNADSRAIYEALGPDVAPSAFNDNGNDKTHHDNYGAWLLANAIAEQIRARIPALAPHVIAPAFVPSRPPSAAAVAIVPSARHSSQRPAGS; translated from the coding sequence ATGTCGCTTAGCACCGCTCTTGCCCTGCTGCTGATGGCAGCATCGCCCACCGCCGCGGCAGAGCCCGCTTTTCCCATGAATTTCGACCTGTCGAACGGCAGCACCGAACGGCAGACGCCCTATCGCACCGGGAACCATGGGATGGAGTCCCATGGCACGGCCAGTGATTTTCTGTTTTCCGTAGCGGTCCCGGACGGCACCTATCGGGTGACGGTAAGACTGGGGGCCAGCGATGCCGCGGGCGACACGACGGTAAAGGCGGAAGCCCGACGGCTCATGCTGCGCAATGTCGAAACCCGCAAAGGCCAGTTCATCCAGCGCCAGTTCCTGGTCGACAAGCGCTCCCCCGTGCTGACAGCGCCGCCAGCCAATGCGCCTGGCGGCACCCGCGTCCGGATCGATGCCAACGACGCCAAGGAATTTACCTGGGACGACAAGCTGACGCTCGAATTTCTCGGGCAGCCTGAAGTGTCGTCAGTCCGGATCGAGCCCGTGACCGCCCCTACCATCTTCCTGGCCGGCGATTCGACCGTAACCGATCAATATGCCGAACCAGCGGCAAGTTGGGGCCAGATGCTGCCGGCAATGCTCGACAACAGCATCGCCGTCGCCAACCACGCCAAGTCGGGCGCGACGCTCAAATCCTTCATTACCGAATTGCGATTCGACAAATTGCTGGCATCGATCAAGCCGGACGATTGGGTGTTCATCCAGTTTGGCCATAATGACCAGAAGCAACAATGGCCGCAAACCTATGTCGATGCGGCCACGACCTACCCCGCCTATCTGCATCTCTACATCGCCGAGGTGCAGCGGCGCGGCGCCCATGCCGTGCTGGTGACGTCGCCCGAGCGCCGCAATTTCGATGAACGGGGCAAGGTCAAGGATACGCTGGGCAGCTATGCCGCAGCCATGCGCAAGCTGGCCGCGGAGGAGCATGTGCCGCTGATCGACCTCAATGCCGACAGTCGCGCCATTTACGAGGCGCTCGGTCCCGATGTCGCACCGAGCGCCTTCAACGACAATGGCAATGACAAGACCCACCACGACAATTACGGCGCCTGGCTTCTGGCCAATGCGATAGCAGAGCAGATACGCGCCCGGATTCCGGCGCTGGCGCCCCATGTCATCGCCCCTGCCTTCGTCCCGAGCCGCCCCCCCAGTGCCGCCGCCGTGGCGATCGTTCCCAGCGCGCGTCACAGCAGCCAGCGGCCTGCCGGCAGTTGA
- a CDS encoding TonB-dependent receptor: MIEHYSRIASARRSSVIALAVAMMAGAPALAQDQAPQAQPDQENADIVVTGFRASLNSALSMKRQEAAAIDSIVAEDIGKFPDSNLAESMQRVPGIALQRGDGGEGRNISVRGLGPAFTRTRINGMEGTSQTGSSDIYGAGNNGRSFDFNVFPTEIFSALSVRKTPSADVEEGSLGATVDLSAPKPMEQKEDFVLSMTARGVYNELSKEVDPRASLLVSKKFGDSGFGILGSVAYQKRHIREVGYSAVDILSANTNGGFCSPVGFAPQNPADNAAKGADALNCSTGNPRTSTSAAYQAIYDLRRDDLPNTPGSGAFLPRIPRYLNSEQNQERIGGSLTLQFNPDDDTDISLDMLYSRFEVTRRDNYIAAISFARSAANNGQPMTSVRDIEFDENGSLVQGVFDGVDVRSEGLVDHFVSTFKQANLNFRRRLNDSLELSGIVGFNRSIWDGKKRLQTFMDAIDTDGFSIDYSKGGTTPTLGFGIDVNDPASFNYAPGRSDGTVLGGFSYQGKPSKNTTDNMTADINLKWTVSDAFSIKGGAQYRRSNFLSTFLRPYNADTVVRALPAGTTLADITTNITGVDKLWGHGAPSSWAAIDPDKWADTFGFDDVRYCGVECGGGRSRVREEVMSSYLMANFDLSDAIGLGVRGDVGVRYVKTDMLSSGYVAVARASSPTGLTGQFAAATNSYDDWLPSANIVVEPVENVLVRFSGAKVMARPELGLLTPTSGVNPVTRVGNVNNPFLDPIRANTFDVAVEWYFRPGSLLSAAFFYKDIKSFIQNVNSQIPFNQLGLPDALLENSNTLPTELFTVSQPFNTPGGKLKGIELNAQIPFTFLDGFFSNFGVLANYTHVTSKIDYILASVNGVPTVTTTADLVGLSPNTASGTLYYEDDKFSIRTTGNFRDKFIRGIPASPGSDLQGNAKTFYMDASASYNVTDRLKIIVEAQNLTDEQNRLYIDSQRQDTLFETRIGRTFTFGVTYRM; this comes from the coding sequence ATGATCGAGCATTACAGCCGTATTGCGTCCGCGCGCCGTTCGTCGGTGATCGCGCTGGCCGTCGCCATGATGGCGGGCGCGCCGGCCTTGGCGCAGGACCAGGCGCCGCAGGCACAGCCTGACCAGGAAAATGCCGACATCGTCGTCACCGGCTTCCGCGCCTCGCTCAACAGTGCGCTCAGCATGAAGCGGCAGGAAGCCGCTGCGATCGACTCGATCGTCGCCGAAGATATCGGCAAGTTCCCCGACTCCAACCTCGCCGAATCGATGCAGCGCGTGCCGGGCATCGCGCTCCAGCGCGGCGACGGCGGCGAAGGCCGCAACATCTCGGTCCGCGGCCTTGGCCCGGCCTTCACCCGCACCCGCATCAACGGCATGGAAGGCACGTCGCAGACCGGTTCGTCGGACATTTACGGCGCCGGCAACAATGGCCGCAGCTTCGACTTCAACGTCTTCCCGACCGAAATCTTCTCGGCCCTGTCGGTGCGCAAGACCCCCTCGGCCGATGTCGAGGAAGGCTCGCTTGGCGCAACGGTCGATCTGAGCGCGCCCAAGCCGATGGAGCAGAAGGAGGATTTCGTCCTCTCGATGACCGCGCGCGGCGTCTATAACGAGCTGTCGAAGGAGGTCGATCCGCGTGCCTCGCTGCTGGTGTCGAAGAAGTTCGGCGACAGCGGCTTCGGCATCCTCGGCTCGGTCGCCTATCAGAAGCGGCACATCCGCGAAGTCGGCTATTCGGCGGTGGACATCCTGTCGGCCAATACCAATGGCGGTTTCTGCTCGCCGGTCGGCTTCGCGCCGCAAAACCCGGCCGACAATGCTGCCAAGGGCGCCGATGCGCTCAATTGCTCGACCGGCAATCCGCGCACCAGCACCAGCGCCGCCTATCAGGCCATCTATGATCTGCGTCGCGACGACCTGCCCAACACGCCGGGCAGCGGCGCCTTCCTGCCGCGCATTCCGCGCTACCTCAATTCGGAACAGAATCAGGAACGCATCGGCGGATCGCTGACCCTGCAGTTCAACCCCGACGACGATACCGACATCTCGCTCGACATGCTCTATTCGCGGTTCGAGGTGACCCGGCGCGACAATTATATCGCCGCCATCTCCTTCGCCCGCTCGGCCGCCAATAACGGCCAGCCGATGACCTCCGTGCGCGATATCGAGTTCGACGAGAATGGCTCGCTGGTCCAGGGCGTGTTCGACGGCGTCGATGTCCGTTCCGAAGGGCTGGTCGATCATTTCGTTTCGACCTTCAAGCAGGCCAACCTCAACTTCCGCCGTCGCCTCAACGACAGTCTGGAACTGAGCGGCATCGTCGGCTTCAACCGGTCCATCTGGGACGGCAAGAAGCGTCTGCAGACCTTCATGGACGCGATCGACACCGACGGTTTCTCTATCGACTATAGCAAGGGCGGCACTACGCCGACGCTGGGCTTCGGCATCGACGTCAATGACCCGGCCAGCTTCAACTATGCGCCGGGCCGTTCTGACGGCACCGTCCTGGGCGGCTTCAGCTATCAGGGCAAGCCGTCGAAGAACACCACCGACAACATGACCGCCGACATCAACCTCAAATGGACGGTCAGCGACGCCTTCTCGATCAAGGGTGGCGCGCAATATCGGCGCAGCAATTTCCTCTCGACCTTCCTGCGCCCCTATAATGCCGATACCGTGGTGCGGGCGCTGCCGGCCGGCACGACGCTGGCCGATATCACCACCAATATTACCGGCGTCGACAAGCTGTGGGGCCATGGCGCACCGTCCAGCTGGGCCGCGATCGATCCCGACAAATGGGCCGACACCTTCGGCTTTGACGATGTCCGCTATTGCGGCGTGGAATGTGGCGGCGGCCGCAGCCGCGTGCGCGAAGAAGTCATGAGCAGCTATCTCATGGCCAATTTCGACCTGAGCGATGCGATCGGCCTTGGCGTTCGTGGCGATGTGGGCGTGCGCTACGTCAAGACGGATATGCTGTCGTCGGGCTATGTCGCCGTGGCTCGGGCCAGTTCGCCGACCGGGCTGACCGGCCAGTTCGCGGCCGCCACCAACAGCTATGACGACTGGCTGCCCTCGGCGAACATCGTCGTCGAACCGGTCGAGAATGTCCTGGTCCGCTTCTCCGGTGCCAAGGTCATGGCCCGTCCGGAACTCGGCCTGCTGACCCCGACCAGCGGCGTCAATCCGGTCACTCGCGTCGGCAATGTCAACAATCCGTTCCTCGACCCGATCCGCGCCAACACCTTCGACGTTGCGGTCGAATGGTATTTCCGCCCCGGCTCGCTGCTCTCGGCTGCCTTCTTCTACAAGGATATCAAGAGCTTCATCCAGAATGTGAACAGCCAGATTCCATTCAATCAACTCGGCCTGCCGGATGCCTTGCTGGAAAACAGCAACACGCTGCCGACCGAACTGTTCACGGTGTCGCAACCCTTCAACACGCCGGGCGGCAAGCTCAAGGGTATCGAGCTCAATGCCCAGATTCCCTTCACTTTCCTCGACGGCTTCTTCAGCAATTTCGGCGTGCTGGCCAACTACACCCATGTCACGTCGAAGATCGACTATATCCTCGCCAGCGTGAACGGCGTGCCGACCGTGACGACCACGGCGGACCTGGTCGGCCTGTCGCCGAACACCGCGTCGGGCACGCTCTATTATGAGGATGACAAATTCTCGATCCGCACCACCGGCAACTTCCGCGACAAGTTCATCCGCGGCATTCCGGCCTCGCCCGGCAGCGACCTTCAGGGCAATGCCAAGACCTTCTACATGGATGCGTCGGCCAGCTATAATGTCACCGATCGCCTGAAGATCATCGTCGAGGCGCAGAATCTGACCGACGAGCAGAACCGCCTCTATATCGACAGCCAGCGTCAGGACACGCTGTTCGAAACCCGCATCGGCCGCACCTTCACCTTCGGCGTGACCTACCGGATGTAA
- a CDS encoding beta-galactosidase, which produces MRSFIAALALGTMLATPVLAQQAKPTANLSAPVKTFGRVSYDARSLMIDGKRMVIWSSEFHHFRLPSPDLWRDILQKMKASGFNSVAVYFDWGFHSPKKGVYDFSGIRDIDRLLTMAEEEGLYVITRAGPYVNAELSRGGFPGWLVNQRARARTDDPDYMAAADEWLTKVNAIIAKHQINNDPSRKYGVILHQIENELAMTTPAQRRYMDHLYAKARADGITVPLFHNDQGRNGYWAPENSKVDKVVHGPNDMYAFDGYPGGTCTVDGKPTRGSAAPDWGYYGPGGAKGGASASPDTPGFLAEFGGGWFDYWGSNGGYECNAIQRGKRFQRVFYGTNLANGIGIQSFYMGYGGTSWGWLPAPVVFSSYDYGSAISEPREIREKALEMKQLGGLIASVPDMAGMIPAGTPEISSPNIQIYHNKSPETDARFLMVTHKPSNGQTSDAFSFTADLPDGRYTVPMQLNGFDAKWLVAGVTLGGQRLVYSSSELQSAQQIDGNDLILLYGRAGEPGETVLRYASAPKVTVLEGQARSAFDAAKGDLKLDYSHQGRAVVRIEGGGRPPLTLILADEAEGTRYWREKDMLVRGPALVRSAVAKGGSLALTGDTNAASPLEIWAPKAVRSVSWNGTKVTTKATAIGSIAAVQPLAGPADVALPPLNDWRMAQGSPEAQPGFDDSGWQAIDNRSYASTTAKPDGQPNMLMDAYGFHDGDVWYRGRFTGSPDAKALSLYYGAGGSGLVQAWVDGKFLGEGETPGGLPRPITTGTARFALPADAQAAGEHVLSVMVRNNGHNWDLDSDDFHKEARGLISASLEGGPSGRSFAVPIHWKIQGKQGGEDLPDVARGPANNGGLYGERMGWHLPGFNDAGWAKASVPASEAAAGTSWYRTSFALNVPKGQDATIGLSFGDASKPRSPVRYRVLVFVNGWNMGQFIAHVGPQRTFPIPEGILNHRGQNHVALAVTSDGQPGDALETVRLVTLRNVKGGLPVQMVTAPNAPSDLKETK; this is translated from the coding sequence ATGCGTAGCTTCATCGCCGCCCTCGCCCTTGGCACCATGCTGGCCACGCCCGTCCTGGCGCAGCAGGCCAAACCAACCGCCAACCTCTCCGCGCCGGTCAAGACGTTCGGCCGCGTGTCCTATGATGCGCGATCGCTGATGATCGACGGCAAGCGGATGGTGATCTGGTCGTCGGAATTCCATCATTTCCGCCTGCCCTCGCCCGATCTGTGGCGCGACATCCTGCAGAAGATGAAGGCGAGCGGATTCAACAGCGTCGCCGTCTATTTCGACTGGGGTTTCCACAGCCCGAAAAAGGGCGTGTACGACTTTAGTGGTATCCGCGACATCGACCGGCTGCTGACGATGGCGGAGGAGGAAGGCCTCTATGTCATCACCCGCGCCGGTCCCTATGTGAATGCGGAACTGTCGCGCGGCGGCTTTCCCGGCTGGCTGGTCAACCAGCGCGCCCGCGCCCGTACCGACGATCCCGATTACATGGCGGCGGCCGACGAATGGCTGACAAAGGTCAACGCGATCATCGCCAAGCACCAGATCAACAATGATCCCAGCCGCAAATATGGCGTGATCCTGCACCAGATCGAGAATGAGCTGGCGATGACCACGCCGGCCCAGCGGCGCTACATGGACCATCTCTATGCCAAGGCACGGGCCGACGGCATCACCGTGCCGCTGTTCCACAATGACCAGGGCCGCAACGGTTACTGGGCCCCGGAAAACAGCAAGGTGGACAAGGTCGTCCATGGCCCGAACGACATGTATGCGTTCGACGGCTATCCCGGCGGCACCTGCACTGTCGACGGCAAGCCGACGCGCGGGTCGGCCGCGCCCGACTGGGGCTATTATGGTCCCGGCGGCGCCAAGGGCGGCGCTTCGGCCTCGCCCGACACGCCCGGCTTCCTGGCAGAATTCGGCGGCGGCTGGTTCGACTATTGGGGATCGAACGGCGGCTATGAGTGCAACGCGATCCAGCGGGGCAAGCGATTCCAGCGCGTCTTCTATGGCACGAACCTGGCCAATGGCATCGGCATCCAGAGCTTCTACATGGGCTATGGCGGCACCAGCTGGGGCTGGCTACCCGCGCCGGTGGTGTTCAGCAGCTATGATTATGGCTCCGCCATTTCCGAGCCGCGCGAAATTCGCGAAAAGGCGCTGGAGATGAAGCAGCTGGGCGGCCTGATCGCCTCGGTGCCCGACATGGCCGGCATGATCCCGGCCGGGACGCCCGAGATCAGCTCGCCCAATATCCAAATCTATCACAACAAGAGCCCGGAGACGGACGCGCGTTTCCTGATGGTGACGCACAAGCCGTCCAACGGGCAGACGAGCGATGCTTTCAGCTTCACCGCCGACCTGCCGGATGGCCGCTATACCGTGCCGATGCAGCTTAATGGCTTTGATGCCAAATGGCTGGTCGCGGGCGTGACGCTGGGCGGGCAGCGGCTGGTCTATTCCAGTTCCGAACTCCAGTCGGCGCAGCAGATCGACGGCAATGACCTGATCCTGCTCTATGGCCGCGCCGGCGAGCCGGGCGAGACGGTGCTGCGCTATGCGTCCGCGCCCAAGGTGACGGTGCTGGAAGGCCAGGCGCGCAGCGCGTTCGATGCGGCCAAGGGCGACCTGAAGCTGGATTACAGTCATCAGGGCCGCGCCGTGGTGCGGATCGAGGGGGGCGGGCGTCCGCCGCTGACCCTGATCCTGGCCGACGAAGCCGAGGGCACGCGCTACTGGCGCGAGAAGGACATGCTGGTGCGCGGGCCGGCGCTGGTACGCAGCGCTGTCGCCAAGGGCGGTTCGCTGGCGCTGACCGGCGATACGAATGCAGCCAGCCCGCTCGAAATCTGGGCGCCCAAGGCGGTCCGTTCCGTCAGCTGGAACGGCACGAAGGTGACGACGAAGGCGACAGCCATCGGCAGCATCGCCGCCGTCCAGCCGCTCGCCGGCCCGGCCGATGTTGCGCTGCCGCCGCTCAACGACTGGCGCATGGCACAGGGTTCGCCCGAGGCGCAGCCCGGTTTTGACGACAGCGGCTGGCAGGCGATCGACAACCGGTCCTATGCCAGCACCACCGCCAAGCCCGACGGCCAGCCCAATATGTTGATGGACGCCTATGGCTTCCATGACGGCGATGTCTGGTATCGCGGCCGCTTCACCGGGTCGCCTGATGCAAAAGCGCTATCGCTTTATTATGGCGCGGGCGGTTCGGGGCTGGTGCAGGCCTGGGTCGACGGCAAGTTCCTGGGCGAAGGCGAGACGCCCGGCGGCCTGCCCCGGCCGATCACCACCGGCACGGCGCGCTTTGCCCTGCCGGCGGACGCGCAGGCGGCGGGCGAGCATGTGCTTTCCGTCATGGTCCGCAACAATGGCCATAACTGGGATCTGGACAGCGACGACTTCCACAAGGAAGCGCGCGGCCTCATCTCCGCATCGCTGGAGGGTGGCCCGAGCGGACGCAGCTTCGCGGTGCCGATCCACTGGAAGATTCAGGGCAAGCAGGGCGGCGAGGATCTGCCCGATGTCGCCCGTGGTCCGGCCAATAATGGCGGCCTTTATGGCGAGCGGATGGGCTGGCACCTGCCCGGCTTCAACGATGCCGGCTGGGCCAAGGCCAGCGTGCCCGCGAGTGAGGCGGCGGCCGGAACGAGCTGGTATCGCACCAGCTTTGCCCTCAACGTTCCCAAGGGGCAGGACGCGACCATTGGCCTGAGCTTCGGCGACGCCAGCAAGCCGCGTTCGCCGGTCCGTTACCGTGTGCTGGTCTTTGTCAATGGCTGGAACATGGGGCAGTTCATCGCCCATGTCGGGCCGCAGCGGACCTTCCCCATTCCCGAAGGCATCCTGAACCACAGGGGCCAGAACCATGTCGCGCTGGCCGTCACGTCCGACGGTCAGCCGGGCGATGCGCTCGAAACCGTACGCCTCGTCACCCTACGCAATGTGAAAGGCGGTCTGCCGGTGCAGATGGTGACCGCGCCAAACGCACCTTCAGACCTCAAGGAGACCAAGTAA
- a CDS encoding glycosyl hydrolase family 28-related protein translates to MSRRDTLLGLTAGGLLMPTAARPFAGHATRRFDVRDHGARGDGIAIDSDAINAAILAASRAGGGTVLLPRGRYLCFSIRLKSHVTLVIGEGAVIEAADPARHAGRYDLPETGIDQLYQDFGHSHWHNSLIWGEDLVEVAILGPGMIHGLGLTRDGPGARWKKQAGERPLSMRGMSDAQIAELEPDAAKMNGLGNKAIALKNGRDIHLSGFSILKGGHFAIIATGTQQLRIDNVAIDTERDGIDLDCVRDVVVERCRVNSPNDDGIVVKSSYALGRAIAAEDILIRDCDVSGYDMGSMLDGTKRTTQQIAPDQDRVTGRIKLGTESNGGYRNIRIEDCRFTRCRGLALETVDGGVMENIVARRLTMREVTTAPIFLRIGDRRRGPDGTGIGAINGVEISEVDARGIDHRFPASIAGLPGHPVRDVTLRDVHLAYQGGGTAQDAARRPAELADAYPEPSMFGVLPSWALWARHAERLTIERFSAETATPDARPSALFDDVAGLTIRNSPILAR, encoded by the coding sequence ATGAGCCGTCGCGATACCCTGCTGGGGCTGACCGCTGGTGGGCTGCTGATGCCCACAGCCGCCCGGCCCTTTGCCGGTCATGCGACGCGGCGTTTCGACGTGCGCGACCATGGTGCGCGCGGCGACGGCATCGCGATCGACAGCGATGCGATCAATGCGGCGATCCTGGCCGCGTCGCGGGCGGGTGGCGGCACGGTGCTGCTGCCGCGCGGCCGCTATCTCTGCTTCTCGATCCGGCTGAAAAGCCATGTCACCCTGGTGATCGGCGAAGGCGCGGTGATCGAGGCGGCCGATCCGGCGCGCCATGCCGGCCGCTATGACCTGCCCGAGACGGGGATCGACCAGCTTTATCAGGATTTCGGCCATAGCCATTGGCACAACAGCCTGATCTGGGGCGAGGATCTGGTCGAGGTCGCGATTCTTGGCCCCGGCATGATCCACGGCCTGGGCCTGACCCGCGACGGGCCGGGCGCGCGCTGGAAGAAGCAGGCCGGCGAACGGCCGCTGTCGATGCGCGGCATGAGCGACGCACAGATTGCCGAGCTGGAGCCCGATGCCGCGAAGATGAATGGCCTTGGCAACAAGGCGATTGCGCTGAAGAATGGCCGCGACATTCATTTGAGCGGCTTTTCGATCCTGAAGGGCGGGCATTTCGCGATCATCGCGACCGGTACGCAGCAATTGCGCATCGACAATGTAGCGATCGACACCGAGCGCGACGGCATCGACCTCGACTGCGTGCGCGACGTGGTGGTGGAACGCTGCCGGGTCAATTCGCCCAATGATGACGGCATCGTCGTCAAGAGCAGCTATGCGCTGGGCCGGGCGATCGCGGCGGAGGATATCCTGATCCGCGACTGCGACGTGTCCGGCTATGACATGGGATCGATGCTGGACGGCACGAAGCGCACCACGCAGCAGATCGCGCCCGACCAGGACCGGGTCACCGGCCGGATCAAGCTGGGCACCGAGAGCAATGGCGGATATCGCAATATCCGGATCGAGGATTGCCGCTTCACCCGCTGCCGCGGGCTGGCGCTGGAAACCGTCGATGGCGGGGTGATGGAGAATATCGTCGCGCGGCGGCTGACGATGCGCGAGGTGACGACCGCGCCGATCTTCCTGCGCATCGGCGACCGGCGGCGCGGACCGGACGGCACCGGCATCGGCGCGATCAACGGCGTGGAGATCAGCGAGGTGGATGCGCGCGGGATCGATCATCGCTTTCCCGCGAGCATAGCCGGCCTTCCGGGCCATCCGGTGCGCGACGTGACGCTGCGCGACGTGCATCTGGCCTATCAGGGTGGCGGCACCGCGCAGGATGCGGCGCGCAGGCCCGCCGAACTGGCCGATGCCTATCCCGAACCCAGCATGTTCGGGGTACTGCCCAGCTGGGCACTATGGGCGCGCCATGCCGAGCGGCTGACGATCGAGCGCTTTTCCGCCGAGACGGCGACGCCCGACGCACGGCCATCCGCGCTGTTCGACGATGTGGCGGGCCTGACGATCCGCAACAGCCCGATCCTGGCGCGCTGA